The following coding sequences are from one Lolium rigidum isolate FL_2022 chromosome 6, APGP_CSIRO_Lrig_0.1, whole genome shotgun sequence window:
- the LOC124659820 gene encoding ADP-ribosylation factor 2-like isoform X2 codes for MGLTFGKLFSRLFAKKEMRILMVGLDAAGKTTILYKLKLGEIVTTIPTIGFNVETVEYKNISFTVWDVGGQDKIRPLWRHYFQNTQGLIFVVDSNDRERVVEARDELHRMLNEDELRDAVLLVFANKQDLPNAMNAAEITDKLGLHSLRQRHWYIQSTCATSGEGLYEGLDWLSNNIANKA; via the exons ATGGGGCTCACGTTCGGCAAGCTGTTCAGCCGCCTCTTCGCCAAGAAGGAGATGAGGATTCTCATGGTTGGTCTTGACGCCGCTGGTAAGACCACCATCCTCTACAAGCTCAAGCTCGGAGAGATCGTCACCACCATCCCGACCATCG GATTTAACGTTGAGACTGTCGAATACAAGAACATCAGCTTCACTGTTTGGGATGTGGGGGGCCAAGACAAG ATCAGGCCCCTGTGGAGGCACTACTTCCAGAACACGCAGGGACTCATCTTTGTTGTTGACAGCAATGATAGGGAGCGTGTTGTTGAGGCCAGAGATGAGCTCCACAGGATGCTCAATGAG GACGAGCTGCGTGATGCTGTGTTACTTGTATTTGCAAACAAACAAGATCTTCCTAATGCCATGAATGCAGCTGAAATCACTGACAAGCTTGGTCTGCACTCCCTTCGCCAGCGGCACTG GTACATTCAGAGCACTTGTGCCACATCTGGTGAAGGATTGTACGAGGGACTTGACTGGCTCTCCAACAACATTGCCAACAAG GCTTGA
- the LOC124659820 gene encoding ADP-ribosylation factor 2-like isoform X1 — translation MGLTFGKLFSRLFAKKEMRILMVGLDAAGKTTILYKLKLGEIVTTIPTIGFNVETVEYKNISFTVWDVGGQDKIRPLWRHYFQNTQGLIFVVDSNDRERVVEARDELHRMLNEDELRDAVLLVFANKQDLPNAMNAAEITDKLGLHSLRQRHWYIQSTCATSGEGLYEGLDWLSNNIANKVR, via the exons ATGGGGCTCACGTTCGGCAAGCTGTTCAGCCGCCTCTTCGCCAAGAAGGAGATGAGGATTCTCATGGTTGGTCTTGACGCCGCTGGTAAGACCACCATCCTCTACAAGCTCAAGCTCGGAGAGATCGTCACCACCATCCCGACCATCG GATTTAACGTTGAGACTGTCGAATACAAGAACATCAGCTTCACTGTTTGGGATGTGGGGGGCCAAGACAAG ATCAGGCCCCTGTGGAGGCACTACTTCCAGAACACGCAGGGACTCATCTTTGTTGTTGACAGCAATGATAGGGAGCGTGTTGTTGAGGCCAGAGATGAGCTCCACAGGATGCTCAATGAG GACGAGCTGCGTGATGCTGTGTTACTTGTATTTGCAAACAAACAAGATCTTCCTAATGCCATGAATGCAGCTGAAATCACTGACAAGCTTGGTCTGCACTCCCTTCGCCAGCGGCACTG GTACATTCAGAGCACTTGTGCCACATCTGGTGAAGGATTGTACGAGGGACTTGACTGGCTCTCCAACAACATTGCCAACAAGGTACGTTAA